The Lycium barbarum isolate Lr01 chromosome 12, ASM1917538v2, whole genome shotgun sequence genome includes a region encoding these proteins:
- the LOC132624912 gene encoding rust resistance kinase Lr10-like — protein sequence MCRGTNVLLKCFTILIFLHISQTCNARKSRHCEPSTCGEHCAPSTCGHIQNISYPFRLKTDPKHCGFSEAELACEDNKAVISLFSKNFEVQAINYDNQTLHLIDPTIQKEDMCSLIPPQRTFHQYDSYHFRPYCNYINGSERSIKRAAEPIFMFTCPFVTNTFLEISGCELSKHTYLKIGEMNASEVSDGCRMQLIAMTSWPNFKDGNNISLFDFRQAIIYGFELYYIGFKESIWCIGCIEMQLKIFTGYLELRFVIGVPFIIVFLVIKFKRRHLSMFDMIEGFLRTQNNFMPIRYNYSNIKRMTRGFKEKLGEGGYGSVYKGKLRSGRDVAVKMLSKPKADGQDFMNEVATIGRIHHVNVVGLVGYCVERTERALVYDFMPNGSLDKYTISSQEERHLLSWKRKYEIVLGVARGIEYLHRGCDMQILHFDIKPHNILLDENFIPKISDFGLAKLYPTDNSIVTLTAARGTIGYVAPELISRSIGAISNKADVYSFGMLLMEMLDLKRNVVTTEENSSQYFPYWVYDKFNKGKEIVVDEEANDDEKKMARKMALVALWCIQTNPVLRPSMSKVVEMLEGEVEILEAPPQPLQSQPVVPLSHQIMESSMTFSSDSIALLENSANDPV from the exons ATGTGTAGGGGAACAAACGTTCTGCTAAAATGTTTTACAATCCTCATCTTTCTTCACATTTCTCAAACATGCAATGCTAGGAAGAGCAGACACTGTGAGCCTTCCACTTGTGGCGAACACTGTGCGCCTTCCACTTGTGGccatatccaaaatataagctATCCTTTTCGTTTAAAGACCGATCCAAAACATTGCGGTTTCTCAGAAGCTGAACTAGCTTGTGAAGATAACAAAGCCGTTATATCGCTGTTCTCCAAGAACTTCGAAGTGCAAGCCATCAACTATGATAACCAGACACTTCACCTGATAGATCCAACTATACAAAAAGAAGATATGTGCTCTCTAATACCTCCTCAGCGTACCTTCCACCAATACGATAGTTACCATTTTCGTCCATATTGTAACTACATTAATGGATCAGAACGTAGTATTAAAAGAGCAGCAGAGCCTATATTCATGTTCACCTGTCCATTTGTTACTAATACATTTCTGGAAATTAGTGGCTGTGAATTAAGCAAACACACTTATTTGAAGATTGGAGAAATGAATGCATCAGAAGTCAGTGATGGATGCAGAATGCAACTCATAGCCATGACTTCTTGGCCTAATTTTAAAGATGGCAATAACATTTCCCTTTTTGATTTTCGTCAAGCAATCATCTATGGCTTTGAGCTTTATTATATCGGATTTAAAGAAAGTATAT GGTGTATTGGGTGTATTGAGATGCAACTTAAGATTTTCACAG GGTATTTGGAATTAAGATTTGTGATTGGCGTACCATTCATAATTGTATTTCTAGTGATCAAATTCAAAAGGAGGCATCTGTCGATGTTTGATATGATTGAAGGCTTTTTACGAACACAAAATAATTTCATGCCAATCAGATATAATTACTCCAACATAAAGAGAATGACCAGAGGGTTCAAAGAAAAATTGGGTGAGGGAGGATATGGCAGTGTATATAAAGGAAAGCTTCGAAGTGGTAGGGATGTAGCAGTAAAGATGTTGAGCAAGCCTAAAGCTGATGGTCAAGATTTTATGAATGAAGTAGCTACCATTGGAAGGATTCATCATGTCAATGTGGTCGGACTCGTGGGGTATTGTGTTGAAAGAACAGAACGTGCTCTTGTATACGACTTCATGCCCAATGGATCACTTGACAAGTACACCATCTCCAGTCAAGAAGAAAGGCATCTGTTAAGTTGGAAGAGGAAGTATGAGATTGTTCTTGGAGTGGCTAGAGGAATCGAATATTTGCATCGAGGCTGTGATATGCAAATTTTGCACTTTGACATCAAGCCACACAACATTCTTTTGGATGAGAATTTCATTCCAAAGATTTCCGACTTTGGGCTTGCGAAATTATATCCAACAGATAATAGCATTGTGACTCTCACAGCTGCTCGTGGAACGATTGGATATGTAGCTCCAGAGTTGATCAGTAGAAGCATTGGAGCAATCTCTAATAAAGCTGATGTTTATAGTTTTGGAATGCTACTAATGGAAATGCTGGACTTGAAGAGAAATGTAGTTACGACTGAAGAAAATTCTAGCCAGTATTTTCCTTATTGGGTTTATGATAAGTTCAACAAGGGGAAAGAGATCGTGGTAGATGAAGAAGCAAATGATGATGAAAAGAAGATGGCTAGAAAGATGGCTTTAGTTGCATTATGGTGCATACAAACAAATCCCGTACTACGCCCTTCGATGAGTAAAGTGGTTGAGATGCTTGAAGGTGAAGTTGAAATTCTAGAAGCACCTCCTCAGCCTCTTCAATCTCAACCGGTTGTTCCATTGTCTCATCAGATCATGGAAAGTTCCATGACATTTTCGTCTGATTCAATAGCTTTATTAGAAAATTCTGCTAATGATCCCGTTTAA